The following coding sequences are from one Alosa alosa isolate M-15738 ecotype Scorff River chromosome 13, AALO_Geno_1.1, whole genome shotgun sequence window:
- the LOC125306087 gene encoding endothelin-2, whose amino-acid sequence MASVHTTILILLSVWMTLQTGLGFPLSGGPDAGGAEGVPRVRNKRCSCTNQLDSECHYFCHLDIIWVNTPSKTTVYGLGSALSRRRRRSVGRCSCANPADHTCSRFCFYSSENPAIVLVKPWQSEQEAETSVLTVQRSPQASGPEQLAPQEPLNGARSEALTLIRELIRDSSLVMEEASHPRKRAPWALKPAYT is encoded by the exons ATGGCATCCGTACACACCACCATCCTGATCCTCCTCTCCGTGTGGATGACTCTGCAGACAG gtCTTGGGTTTCCGCTCTCAGGGGGGCCAGATGCCGGTGGAGCTGAGGGTGTCCCCCGGGTCCGCAACAAACGCTGCTCCTGCACCAACCAGCTGGACTCCGAGTGCCACTACTTCTGCCATCTGGACATCATCTGGGTGAACACGCCAAG TAAAACTACAGTTTATGGGTTGGGCAGTGCTCTGAGTCGGCGGCGGCGGAGGTCTGTGGGACGCTGTTCTTGTGCCAACCCTGCCGATCACACTTGCAGCCGGTTCTGCTTTTACAG CTCAGAGAATCCTGCCATTGTATTGGTTAAACCATGGCAATCAGAACAGGAGGCCGAAACAAGTGTGCTGACTGTCCAGAGATCTCCTCAGGCTTCTGGGCCAGAGCAACTGGCCCCACAAGAGCCCTTGAATGGAGCGCGCTCAGAAGCGTTGACCCTTATCAG gGAGCTCATCCGTGACAGTAGCCTGGTGATGGAGGAGGCATCCCATCCCAGAAAGAGAGCCCCCTGGGCCCTAAAGCCTGCCTACACATAA